ACGGCCTCGGCGACGAATGCTCGAGGGTCCTCAAGTGCCTGCAGGCGTGCGGCCAACGCCGCAGACTCGGCCACCTGCTGACGGAACCGTTCGAATGCCTGCCCCGCCCTGCCCACCTGCAACGTTGGCGTGCGCGCCAGCCCCTCCTCGATCAGTGCCAGCAGCCAAGGGGCTGGCGTGCAGTCGAGCACCAGGTGGATGCGTTCGCCGGGCCCGGGGTTGTTGACTCGGTGAGGTCGCGACAGGTCGATGAACCAGCATTCGCCGGGGCACATCGGCACCTGCAGGTCGTCCACCAGAAATTCAACGCCGGGCGGGCTGATCAAAGGAATGTGCAGGCGCAGGCAGCCGCCGGGGCGCCCCAGGTCGGGGTCGCGGTGCTCGTGGATCCTGGCACCCTCCCCCAGGCGCAGCAGACGGGCGGCGCGCAGCGAGGACTGGAACGGCGCCAGCACTGCTTGCCAGGCTGCTTCGCCCTGCCACCAGATCAGGTCTTTGGGAGCGCCCAGGCCAGGAGCCAGTGGCACCGAGGCATCCTCGGCGGTGACCAAGGCCACACCACTCCAGTCCCCCTCGTGATACCCCCTGTTGAAATGCGCCTGCCAGGCCTCGGCCCGTACCCGGGCCAATGCCTGCAGCAATGCCGGCAAGTCCGTGGCCAAAGCCAGTCGGGAACAACGCGGCAACGTGACCTCACTCATGCAGCGCCCTCGCAGTGAATGCTTACTAGAAACCGCTCTCGCGCACGCCCAATGCCGCCAGCCGACGCCAGGCGCTGCCCAGCAGCGACTCCCGGGCCCCATCGAGCACCACCACCCCGCGCAGTGGCTGGTTCACGTCGGGCATCTCGGCCAGCGGGCTCAGGCGTACGCCGTATTGTGCCTGCACCGGCTCTGCGCGCTGCTGGGCATCGCGACGCACGGCCACCGGCCCATGGCGATCGGACGCCAGCGCCTCGAGCTCCAGCACCGCCACGCCGGTGGCATCGACCTGCTCGACGCGCACCGGCAACGCCGGCCGCCCCGGGTCATCGGCGATGAAGCGTCCCTCGCTGCCAACCGCCACGCGCCACAGGTCGGCCTCGGCCAGATAGCCCCGCAGGCGCAGGCCTGGCTCGACCAAACGGCCGAGTGTCTGTGCCGGGCTGACCCATTGTCCTGGGGCCAGATCGGCCGGCAGGTCACGCAGTACCCCCGCACGCGGCGCCCGCAGTTGCAGGCGTTCACGCTGGGCCGCCAGCCCCCGATATTCGGCCACGGCCTCGGCCAGCTGCTGCTCGAGCACACCGGTATCGCCCGCCGTCTCGCTGCGGCCGGCCTGACGCCGCAAGAGCAACTGCAGGATGTCGATCTCGCGACGCACAATGGACTGGCGCGAAGCCAGGTCGGGTGACTCCAGCTCCAGTAGTAACTCCCCCTGGGCGACCACCTGCCCTTCACGCACCGGCAGACGCTTCACCCGAGCCGCCACGGGCGCGTGCAAGGCGCTGACCCGGGACGCCTCGAGCATCGCCGGCACGTCCACCGCGCCGCGCCAGGGCACCACCAGCACGGCCAGCAGCAGCGCCAGCACGGCTGCGCCCCGCAATGCCTTGCCCGGCGCCGCCTGACCACGGCGCAGCCACCACTGCTGCAGCTCCTTCCACACTGGCAGGCCGATGAACCACACCAGTTCCACCAGCATCAGGAAGATGCCCAACACCTTGAAGAACAGGTGATACACCGCCAGGGCGATACCGAAGAACAAGACCGCGCGCCATAGCCAGGCGCCATACCCCCAGACCAGCAATCGCCGGCGCATCACCGGCGGCCAGGCTTCTGGAGCCGGCTCGCCATAGCCGAACAGGGCCTCGCGCAGACGCCAGCGACACAGGGCGAAGGCGCGCTGCTGCAGGTTCTCGACACCCCACAGGTCACTCACCAGGAAGTAGCCATCGA
This window of the Pseudomonas mosselii genome carries:
- a CDS encoding HlyD family efflux transporter periplasmic adaptor subunit, giving the protein MNLPPLRADLQLSAAAPGHDGAPQWTLADPLRGRYFKLGAIAVRLLQHWRLGDPQHVLAAANAEPGLAVDQQALEELLLFLGQHDLISAEDARQRDSYATKAAASRQSLWTRVLHQYLFFRIPLWRPDAFLNRAWPVLERHGGWMVRVALPLLLALGVFLVARDWSRFIATFPHLFSLGGILAFGVALGFAKLCHEFGHAFMAKRAGCRVQSMGLAFMVLLPMFYTDVSDAWRVRDRRSRLLIDAGGVFAELVLAVLALLAWSLLPDGPARTAAFMLASATWITTLLVNLNPFMRFDGYFLVSDLWGVENLQQRAFALCRWRLREALFGYGEPAPEAWPPVMRRRLLVWGYGAWLWRAVLFFGIALAVYHLFFKVLGIFLMLVELVWFIGLPVWKELQQWWLRRGQAAPGKALRGAAVLALLLAVLVVPWRGAVDVPAMLEASRVSALHAPVAARVKRLPVREGQVVAQGELLLELESPDLASRQSIVRREIDILQLLLRRQAGRSETAGDTGVLEQQLAEAVAEYRGLAAQRERLQLRAPRAGVLRDLPADLAPGQWVSPAQTLGRLVEPGLRLRGYLAEADLWRVAVGSEGRFIADDPGRPALPVRVEQVDATGVAVLELEALASDRHGPVAVRRDAQQRAEPVQAQYGVRLSPLAEMPDVNQPLRGVVVLDGARESLLGSAWRRLAALGVRESGF
- a CDS encoding aspartyl/asparaginyl beta-hydroxylase domain-containing protein, whose protein sequence is MSEVTLPRCSRLALATDLPALLQALARVRAEAWQAHFNRGYHEGDWSGVALVTAEDASVPLAPGLGAPKDLIWWQGEAAWQAVLAPFQSSLRAARLLRLGEGARIHEHRDPDLGRPGGCLRLHIPLISPPGVEFLVDDLQVPMCPGECWFIDLSRPHRVNNPGPGERIHLVLDCTPAPWLLALIEEGLARTPTLQVGRAGQAFERFRQQVAESAALAARLQALEDPRAFVAEAVRLGAEHGQFFSDAEVLAAMRRGKQAWSDQWRV